The Methylomonas rhizoryzae genome includes the window AGCTGGAGAGCCGACGGATTTCCATTCCCATCATGCAATCCAGATTACGTTGCCGCTCTCCGACGGCGGAGTGCGGTTTCGACGCCCCAACGCAAACTGGAGCGTCTATCGAGCGGCGATCATCGCTGCGCACCGGCCCCACGCATTCGAAGCACGCGGCGAATTTGTGGCAATGATCTTTGTTGAACCGGAGTCCCGTGAGGGACGGGCACTACACCAGCTATGTCAAGGCGAACCGATTTCATCGTTGGCCTATGAAATGCTGGAGCTTGAACTGAACGCTCTGGCCGCCTCCTATAACGGGGTCGCCCGCGATTCGGAACTCATCACCCGTGCTCATTCGGTGACTGCCAAGCTTGCCGCCATGAGTACGGCTCCGGTGTTACCACTGGATAAGCGGATTGAACAAGCGTTGGAACTTCTGCGCGAGCGTATAGCTGATGCGGTTCCGCTCGCCGAAATTGCCGATGCCACCTGCCTCTCTCCCGATCGCTTTCGCCATCTCTTCATCGAGCAAACCGGCATGCGGTTTCGGCCTTACGTGCTGTGGCTGCGCATCGAAATCGCGCTCACGGCATTTGCGTCTGGCAGAAATTTGACCGAGGCCTCGCATGCCGGCGGATTTGCAGACTCCGCGCATTTTTCGCGGACTTTCAAGCGCATGTTCGGGATTGCGCCTTCCAGCTTCGAGCGCGAATAGCCGTTTCGTTCAAGCCGGAGCTGATGTGAGCCCGTAGACTAGGCTCCACATCAACTCAATTTGACAGGAAACCACTCATGAACGCTCTTGAACTCAGAATTCCTCCCGTCGCTTTTTCACTTTTCATGGTAGGCGCAATGTGGCTTGCATCAGCGCAGTTTCCGTTTATGTCCTTCACCATACCCGGGCGTCTTGTCATATCGGTTGCATTGTGCGGTCTGGGCATCGCCTTCGCTGTTGCCGGCGTCGTTGCATTTCGTGCGGCCAAAACAACGGTTAATCCGGCGCGACCGGGTGCCGCGTCTACCTTGGTTAGCTCGGGCCCCTATCGTTTCAGCCGGAACCCCATGTATGTCGGCTTCTTATTCGCACTAGGTAGCTGGGCATTCTTTCTCGCGCATGTCCTGGGATTCATCCTGTTGCCGGCGTTTGTTATCTATATGAATCGCTTTCAAATTTTACCCGAGGAACGAGCGCTGTCTTCAAAGTTCGGCAAACATTTCCACACCTACACGCAATCCGTTCCGAGGTGGCTATGAGACATGACTCGACGGCCACTAAATCTACACATTCGATAGCAGGCGTCAAAATGGCGTATCTCGCAGGCATCATCATCGCCACATTGGTTTCGTCGTTCGCGACACTCGTCGGCTTGGACAAAGAACGTAGTTTCTACCCAACCGTGCTGGTCGTGATTGCATCCTACTACGGATTGTTTGCGGTGATGACTGGCTCGACCCTGGCCGTCCTTAGCGAGGCAGCCGTGATGGTCGGATTTTTCGGTGTCACCGTTCTTGGTTTCAAACGCAATTTGTGGTTTGTCGTGGCGGCGTTAGTCACCCATGGCCTATTTGATTTCTTGCACGACCATCTCATTGCCAATCCAGGCGTACCCCATTGGTGGCCAATGTTTTGCCTTGCCTACGATGTGGTGGCAGCCTGCTATCTCGCCTATCTGTTGCGGCGTTCAAGACTCATTGCAAATGCGCGTTGAAGGCGCTCAAGAGAACCCGACTTGGGTAGGAGTGCTATCCATGCATATTCGAGCGCAGCATAAGACATCGGTGGAGCGCGAATAACCGCGCAAATTCAGGTCCTGGCGTAGCCAGTGAAGCCCTCGCATATTAACGCTCGACTTTTTCGCTGTCCGTCGATCGACGGTCATGGAGAACAAATGAAGTGTCCCGCCTTGATGAGAATCACCGGTTTCGCGATAGTTCTGCTTGCCGCGTTAACGTCCTACAGGCAATTTTACCTCGGCGCAGCAACCACTCGCGCCAACATCGTTGAACTGAAGAAGAATGCGCTCATCCTACCGGCTCCGAAAGAGCGGCGTTTACGCCCTTTGATCGTCATACTTGCCGACAATGGCGGTACAGAAACCACCGATTTTGTCATCCCTTACGGGGTGTTAATGGAATCCGGCGCAGCCGATGTGGTGACGGTTTCGACAGAGCCCGGCACAGTTGAGCTGACGCCCGCTTTGCGGATACGTGCGGATATGACGATAAGGCAATTCGACGAATCAACCGCGGTCGGAGCGGACATTCTGATTGTGCCCGCCATGGTGAGAGCGGAAAATCCGGTACTGCTGGACTGGGTGCGGTTCCAGTCCGAAAAGGGTGCGACAGTAGTGTCGATTTGTGAAGGCGCACGCATTATCGCGCATGCAGGTCTACTTGAAGGCAAAGCGGCGACCACACACTGGTCGGGTTTGCAGGAAATGGCAGCAGCATTTTCCGGTACGACATGGGTGTATAACCAACGCGTCGTTATTGACGGACAGGTGATGACCACCACGGGTATCAGCGCTTCGCTGCCGGCATCGTTGGTGCTGGTCGAGGCGATTGCCGGTCGGCATACCGCCGATCTTACCGCGCGACGGCTGGGCCTGAGCACTTGGCACATCGATCACGATACGTCTGCGTTCTCTTTAACCGCAGAGCGCATCTTTCTAGCATTCGGCAATTGGCTCGCCGTGTGGCGACACGAAGCTGTCGAAATGCCAGTTGACCGCGGTTTCGATGAGATTTCCGCGGCAATCATGGCGGATGCCTGGTCCCGAACCTTTCGTTCCGAAGCATTGGCGACGAATGTAAACGGCGTAGTGCGTTCTCGCCACGGCTTGCTCATGGAAACCGAGACAGACTCCGCACCGGGTCGATTTGTCCTGCCCGTTTATACGGGCACTCCCGCTCACGCACTGGATGCAGTAATTGAAGCTATTGCCGGACGTTACGGTGCGCCGACTGCCGATTTTGTGGCCCTGCAATTCGAATATCCGCGGCGTTAGTCCAGACTGCTCTGCACAAGGGAGTAGTGAAAATGTCATTTAGCTCGCCGAAAGCTGATAATTGCTTGGGCCGAAGGTTACTGAAACTGGCGATTTTGGATAATTACCCGGACCAGCGGTTTTGCTGCAGACGCTGAAAAATCCGCAAGTGGTACAAATCCCTGTTTTCAAATAGCTATATGACGTTTTTATACAGCCTCGACCGAATGCCCCTACCCGTTCGTTAACAACAAGCTCCCTCGGCTTTGCCGGCCGCATTGGCAATAGAAGGCGCGCAATCGAACAAACCGAAATGCTGGGTTTTATCGCCAATAATTTGAAAATGCTCGGCATAGCGGCTGCCGGCCAGCATGTCCGCGGTGTTGCCGCACACCCTGAGCGGCCGGCCGGTTTCGAAATGGTGGTGATCGTCCAATTCGAACCCATGCGGATGCTCGGCAATGCTGCCTAGATAAACCGCGATTTGGCCGAAATCTTCGCAGCGGTCTTCCAGCGGCAGTTTGAACGCGCGCACGGTCACCGAATGGAATTTCACCATGCCGATTTTGGCGTAAACCTCGGGATCGTCCAGGCTGACGGGATTTTGCTTGACCGTACGGACGTCCGGACAACCCAGATCCTGCAGGATGCGGCGAAAATCCTCCCAATACAACGCCCCCCCCAAACATTCGCCCAGCAACAACGGATCTTGCCGCAACTGCGTCGGAATCCGCCGATCCGCGAACACGTCGGAAAAATACAATTCCCCGCCCGGTTTCAACACCCGAAAGATTTCCGCCAGCACCTTGGGCTTTTCCGGGGATAAATTGATCACGCAGTTAGACACCACCAGGTCTATGCTGTTATCGGCTATAGCCACGGTGCGCAAGTTTTCGATATGGCCGTGCAGAAACTCGACATTAGCATATCCGTATCGGGCGGCGTGCCAATCGCGGTGGCGGACCGCCACCTCCAATTGTTCCGGCGTCATGTCCACGCCTATCACCCGGCCTTGCGGCCCGACCAATTTGGACAACAAATAGCAATCCCGGCCACTGCCGCAACCTAAATCCAGTACCGTGACGCCCTGCAAAGCCGGCGGCAACGGCGAGCCGCAGCCGTAAAATCGCTCCAAAACTTCAGGGTGCACATCGGCCAGCAAGGCTTTCAGATACGGCGACAGTGCCTCTATGCTGCAACAAGCACTGGTTTTAAGATCGCTGCCGGATTGCAAGACCTGCCCGTAATAGTAACGAACCGATTCGCTGATATCTATGTTACTGGTCATTGCACTTACCTCAATCTCGTTGATTTGACCCGGCCGACCAATACTGAAAAACCAAGCCTATAGCCGCGCTATGGTAACGTCAGCCGCCGCCCGGCGGCAATGGCGGAAAGCTTTTGCACGGTTTTAGCTTTGCCGCAGTTGCGTGGGGTATTGCAATGCCTGACTATGGACTTTGATTAACACCCGGTCAACTGCAATTGCGTGACCATGGCTAAGCCTAAGCAACCGCTCTCAGCCTTGCAAGTCGGCCGATCCAATCACGGGACATGGCTTGGGATTTACCCGAATAGCTTAGCCGCGCATTTCCCGCCGCCTTGAACGTTGGCCTGGACTAATGAACCGAAGTTTCCGAGAATTTTATAAGGCCCGTGACTCAACTACTGAACCCCGCCCATCAATCAGGCTTGTGCTTGTAAGCCCGACATGCCACGTAAGCGTGAATTCTAAGCCTAGCGTTCGAGGTAACCGGCGGCCGGAGCGCAAAGCGCGGAGGAAACCGGCAAGTGTAGCTTGCCGGCTGACCGAAAGGTTATGCATGGCTACCCAAACGTGCTTTGTAGTTCTTTAAAGACCTCTTCTGCTTTTGTCGCCTGCCACACGGTGAAAACTACGCCACCAAGTGCGAAAAGAAACCCAAGATGCATTGGGAGCCAAGTCTGGGCATCACAAGCGACACCTAAGAGAACCATAAGAAAGCCGAGGACAACGCCGCCAATACAACCCAGCAGCCTACCCCAATTATTCCGGAAAGACGGTATGGCATACATTTTGGCTGTGATGTCATAGACCAACCCTGCTCCGATGAGCATAAACGAGAAGTGAGCAAAGCTCTCAAACGAGCCCGCCGGAAATTTGGCAAAGTTGAGTAGCCACAAATAGGCGCAACCGAGGATGACCCAAATGGCGATTACAAACAATTTCTTCGTAAGCAACTAAACCTCCTTTTTGATTATCAATTGGGGAAACCGTAATTGCCTGGCTTGGCAAAATGGCAGTAGCGGGAGGCAGACCATGCATAACGGCAGCCACACTGTCCGCGTTGATGGCGTTGTTAGACCACACTTGTCGAGACCAGCATAAATTCGTCTTTCGACACTGTTTTCACAGCCCGCAGGCCGAGGTCCAAATTGAGGCGACCCAGGCAACGAGCGCCGCACCATATATGAGAACAGTTGCATTATCGTGTTTGATCAGACCCTTCGCGACCTTTCGTCCACGGAACACGCCTGTGTCCACCCCTAACTCATCCTCGATCTTCCGCCCCCGACTTATGAGGTCGTCATGTAGCTGCGAGTTGCGAAGCTCATAGACAAGCAAGCCGACCGTAGCTGCGAGCCCAAGGATTGCAAAAAGTAACCGAAGCCCAGGAGAAAAATATTTCGTAGAGTCACCTCCACTAAATACTGTGGCCAACGAGACGAGAGATATTGTTGGCACCAACGCGAATAGTTTAAAGCGCACGTCTACCAGCATTCGCCAGGTCGTGCAGGTTTGTTCATAAAGCTTTAGCAGGAGATCACGATCTTCGGGTGTTCCTTTGTATGCGAGCAATGTCGACAGATCCGTGGTCTTATATGCTCGGTCTTCGCGATCGGCCATAGCTTTCTCCGATAAAGGAAAGTGTGGTCTAACTAAAATTAGCCATCCTAAATGACGCAAAACAATCGGTCATCCGGTTGGCTAAAAAAATTAAAAATCGATAAAATAACTTTAATTTCATATAGTTATTAAAATTTAGCCTATCCTATAGAAAATGCAAAATCCATCAATCCATCCGCCTAAGTTGCTGGACCAAGTGCGCGATAAAATCCGCTTGAAACATTACAATATCCGTACCAAACCGGCATATACGTTTGGATTAAACGTTATATTTTGTATTTTGACAAGCGGTATCCGCGTGACTTGGGCGCTAGTGAAGTGGAGCGGTTTTTTACTCATGTGGCGGTCGAAGGTATGGTGTCGGCGTCCACGCAAAATCAGGCCGAGGCCACTTTGCTGTTTCTGTAAGGAAGTATTGGCAATCGAATTGCCATGGTTGGACAGTGTTGAGCAAGCCAAGGCGCCCAAACGCTTGCCGGTGGTGTTAAATCGCGACGAAATCCAGGCAATTTTGCTGCGTTTGAACGGCACGCCGCATCTGATTGCCAGTTTGTTGTACGGCACCGGCATGCGGATCATGGGTGCTTGCGGTTGCGGGTGCAGGATGTCGATTTCAAGCGCCGCGAAATTTTGATACGCGACGGCAAGGGCGCCAAGGACAGAGTGACGATGCTACCGGCGTCGCTGTCGCCTACCCTGCAGGCGCATTTGAGTAAGGTCAAGGAATGGCATGCTTCCGATCTGACTCAAGGAGGCAGTGCCGTTTAGTTGTCCCATGCCTTGAAACGCAAATACCCCAATGCGGCCGGAGAATGGATTTGGCAATAGGTGTTTCCCGCAATCACTCTCCGCCGTGAAAACCCATCGACCGCCCCTTGCTGTGCCGACCTGGGCCGCTAGCGGCAAGACCCGGGTGATTACCGAGAAAACCGCCTGTCCGGTGCAGTAAAGTACACCGGCGTCCGCCTAAAAAGGAAAGCTGCGCGGTTCATAAACAAAAAAACATGTCATGTTTTTCGTAGACTACTCATTTTTAAATCAAAGTAAACGCAGGATGCCGTCAATTGAATTAGTCAGCCTAGCTGGCGCCATTTTGTTACTGGTCAGCGTATTTTCCAGTAAATTAGCCAGCCGCGTAGGCATACCTTCGCTGTTGTTTTTTCTGTTGACCGGGTGGTTAATCGGCCGGTTCGGCGGTTTTTGGCTCAACAATCCCGAGGTGGCCAAATTTATCGGCGACTTTGCACTGATCTTCATTTTGTTTGCCGGCGGCCAGGATTCTCGTTGGGCCAATATTCGCCCCGTGCTTTGGCAAGGCTTGTGTCTTTCCACCGTCGGCGTTTTCATCACCATGTTGCTGTTAGGCAGCTTTGCCTGGTTTATTCTCGGTTCGTTCAGTACGTTTTCGCTTGGCGTCCACGGCATCAGCCTCCCCGAGGGCCTGTTGTTATCCGCTATCGTATCGTCCACTGATGCAGCGGCCGTCTTTTCGGTATTGCGCTCCAGCCGTATCGCATTGAAAGGCAAACTGCAGCCGTTGTTGGAGCTGGAGTCGAGCAGTAACGATCCTATGGCCGTTTTATTGACCGTGACGCTGCTCGGCTTTTTATCCGGCGGTCATACCTCCTGGTTGCATGGCGGTCTGTTTTTGATACTACAACTCGGCGTCGGCATAGGTCTTGGGTATCTGGCCGGCCGTTTCATGGTGTGGTTGTTGAACCGCATGGGACTCAGCCATGCCGGCCTATATGCGATAGCCTCAATCGCCCTGGTTTTGTTGACCTACAGCGGCGCTACTTTATTGAAAGGCAATGGTTTCCTGGCGGTTTACGTCGCCGGCATCGTGGCGGGCAATCGGGAGATCGTGCATCAGCACTATATATGCGCTTTTCACGACAGTTTTGCCTGGCTGATGCAGATCATCATGTTTTTGACTTTGGGCATGTTGTCGGTCCCTTATCAAGCCGAACTTTCCGCACTCGCAGCGGTTGCCGTGGTCATCAGCCTGTTTTTGATGTTCGTGGCCCGCCCGCTTAGCGTGTTTATCAGCCTGTTCTGGACAAAAATGCCTTTCAAAGAAAAACTGTTAGTGTCCTGGGTCGGCTTGCGAGGTTCGGTGCCTATCGTGCTGGCCACCTTTCCGCTGGCCGTGGGTTTGCAAGAAGGCGGGGAAATCTTTGTCGTCGTCAGCTTCATCGTGGTGATGTCGGTTTTGGTTCAAGGATTTTCGCTAGCCGCGTTCGCGCGTTGGCTCGGCTTGGCTGACAAAAAATAGCGATCCGGCTTGATTCCGGAGCTACCTGCCGTAACCAGTTACTTATTAACCTTAGGCATAGTGGAGGCACTCCGGAGAGGCGCGAAAGCAGCCATGCAAACGAAATAAACCCGTCTAACGGCCGGCCGTATTGCCCATGATGATTTTTCGATCGCGGATGCAACTTTGCCCCGGATCGGCCAACGCACTGTTCACCCCAACCGAATTGAAAAAGGAGCATGATCATGTCTGCAATTACTCTGAACGGCAGCTGCTTGTGCGGTGCCGTCCGATACCAAGTCAGCGGGGAGCCGCAGCGTTTTTATCATTGCCATTGCCAACGTTGCCGCAAGGCAAGCGGTGCCGGCCACGCCAGCAATTTGTTTTTCGGTCACGCAAAACTGCACTTCGTCAGCGGCGAAAAGTTATTAAAACGCTACAAAGTTCCGGACGCGATTCGCTTCGCCAGGCAGTTTTGCAGCGAATGCGGCTGCGCTGTCGCCAGAGTCGTACCGGAACTGGACGCCGTGCTGATCCCGGCCGGTTCTCTGGATGACGCCAGCCCCATCCTGCCGCAAGCGCGCATCTTTTGGAACTCGCGCGCCGCATGGTCCTGCGACGGCGATACATTGCCGCGTTATGCCGAATATCCCGCGTAACCATCACACGCCGCCCGATTCGCCTATCAGCCTTTGACCGTTTGCCCGCCAACCATAGCCATGCACGCACTGACGGAAAAATACAGTCACTATTGGCAGCAGATCGGCCTGTCTGAAGCCGAGATAGAACGCAGACGTCTGCCGCTATTCGCAGAAGCGATGGAATTGAAAACGGCCGAACGCTCGCCCGACGGCAGGGAGTTTCTACTCACTCCGGCCGCCGCCGCGGCGTGGAAGCGCATGAAAGCTGCCGCATCGGCGGACGGCGCCGAAATCCACATCGTGTCGGCCTATCGCAGCGTCGAACGGCAAGTGCAATTGATCGCCGCCAAATTGGCCGGCAAACAAACGCTGGACGCCGTCTTGCGAATACTCGCCCCGCCGGGCTGCAGCGAGCATCACACCGGCCGGGCGATAGACGTCGCTACCGGAACCGTGCGGCCGTTGGACGCCGAATTCGACACTACCCATGCGTTCGAATGGCTGGTCAAGCACGCCGCCAATTTCGGTTTTACCCTATCGTTTCCCGAAAACAATCCGTTCGGATATGTCTACGAACCTTGGCATTGGTGTTACGGCGAGTCCGGCTTTGGCAAAGCTGGTAGCTGAACACAGTGAGCCGCATCAATCTCTCAACACGAGCGATGCGGTACGCACCTCGGCACCTACCTGCCGAATTATGACGAACTGCGTCAGCCGAGTGCGCACTTCGCATGAGGCTTCTGCCGACCACCTGAACAACCGTTAGTCCGATTTACCGGCATCCCCCGATACCACGTCGACCGAACCGGCATTTTTCACCGGTTGTTCGCCGCCGGTTTGCACAGGATCGGTCTTGTAGCCGCCGACGATCAAATCCGCTACACCGTCGTTGTTTTGGTCACCGCCGCCGGCCAACGCGAAACCGAAGTTATCCCCCTTGTTGCGTCCGCTCAGGCTGAAAAATGACTTGCCGTCCGCGCCGCTATGCAAGGCGATTTTACCGGCATTGCTTAACTTCACCTCATTTTTGCTCGCGTCGTAGCCGAAAGCGCCGACCGCGAAATCACTGAGACCGTCGCCGTCTATGTCGCCCATGGCGGTTAGCGCACTCCCGAACATGGCCTCGGCTTGCGGATCGCTATCGTTGATTTTTGCGATGGCATCGCCGCTCGCACCGGAATAGAGCGTGGCGCTGCCGGCGTGCTTGACGACTCGCGTACTGCCTTCGATGCTTGCATTTTCCCCCGGCGCGCCGACCAGAAACTCGGCGTTCCCGTCGCCGTTGACATCGGCAAAACCGGCGAGCGCATAAGCGAAGCGGTCGCCCGCGTGGCTGCCTTCGATTTTAAACGCCTGCTGCCAAGCAGCGGCCGTGAACAGATATGCCGCGCCGGCGTTAGCCAGTTTCTTGCGTTTGCCCGCTACCGGCTTGTCGTAGCGATAGGCGCCGACGATGGCATCGCCGGCACCGTCGTTGTCGATATCGGCGCCGGCCACCGCCGCACCGAAGCCATCGCCCTTGGATTCGCCGCTGAATTTATGTAGCAATGCTTGGTTGCGGCCGGAATACACGTAGGCCGCACCGGCATCGAGCAATTTTTTACCGCTTGCGGCATCGGCGGGATCGGCTCTCCAAGCGCCTATCAACAAATCCGGGTAGCTATCGCCGTCGGCATCGGCCAACAAGGTTAAGGCGGCACCGAAGCGGTCTCCTTTACCCTCGCCGTCAATCCGGAACAATAGTCGACCGTCCGCGCCGGAATAGACCAGTACCGCACCGGCGTCTTTCAAGCGCTTGCCGGTCGCGGAATCGGTAGTATCCGCTTTGTGCGCACCCACAACGACATCGGAAATGCCGTCTTTGTCGAAATCGGCGCCGCCGGCCACGGCAATCCCGAATTCGTCGCCGGCCGCGGCACCTACCCAAGCGAGTTCCGACAATGCCTGCGCCGTTTTACCGGAATACACCGATACGCAACCGACGTTGCCGGCGGCGCGCGGTTTGCCGGCTAATTTTCGATCGCAACGCGGCACGCCGATAATCACGTCGTCATAGCCGTCTTGGTCGAGATCGCCGGCATTGGCTACCGCATAACCGAGTAGGTCGCCGCTTTTACTCCCGTCCGCGCGCACCAACAAATAGGGGTCGGTCGGATAAGGATCGTCGACATCGGGAATGCCGTCGTTGTCGTCGTCGGTATCGGCGTTATCGCCGATGCCGTCGCCGTCGTTATCTTTGGATTCGCTGGGATCGAGCGGAAATTTGTCGTCCGCGTCGTTAACGCCGTCGTTATCGTCGTCTTCGTCGCACGCATCGCCGTCGGCGTCGCTATCGTGATTTTCCTGCTCGGGGTTGCCGGTCAGCGGGCAATTGTCCGCATCGTCCAGGATGCCGTCGCCGTCGTCGTCGTCGAACAGATAACGGGCCATCGCCACCTTTTTAGTCCCGCTTTCCGCAAAGCCGGCCAACACCAGCGAGCCGTTGCTTTGGGCAATGGCCGCCAAGGCTTTATCCTGGCCGGCACCGAAGCTGGTAGTCAGTTTGCCGCCGCTGCCGAAACTGCTGTCCAGACTGCCGTTGGCGTTGTAGCGCACCAGCAAAAAATCCACGTTGCCGTTGCCTTTCTCGGTATAACCCGCCACCAACAACTTACCGTCGAATTGCTGTATCACTGCGTAAGCCGCTTCGTTGCCGCTGCCGACCGCCGTCACCACTTTGCCGCCGTTGCCGAAGCTAGTGTCCGGCTGACCATTGCCGCCGTAACGCGCCAGCGCGACGTCGTCGTCATTACCGTTGCCGGAGGAGCCGACCGCAACCCATTTACCGTCGGTTTGGCGAATCAGCGCATAGGCCCGGTCGCCGTTGCCGCGAAAAGTGGTGACGACTTTACCCGCCGTACCGAATGTAGCATCCAAGCTGCCGTTGCTGTTGTAGCGCGCCAGGGCGAAGCTATCGCGGCTGCCATTATTGCTGTAACCAGCCGCCACTAGTTTACCGTCCGCTTGGCCGACCAAGGCGTAGGCTACGTCGTCTTTACCGGCAAAGTCGCTGCTGACTATGCCGTCGCTATCGAAACTTTTGTCCAATTCGCCGGCCGCCGTGTAACGCACCAACGCGAAATCGTAACCTGCACTGGCGGTCTCGGTATAACCGCCGGCGACCAATAAACCGTTCTTTTGTTGCAGCAAGGCATAGGCGCCGTCGTTGGCACTGCCGATAGGGGTTATCACTACCCCGTCGCCGGAAAAGCTATTGTCCGCCGCTCCGGCCGGCGTCAGCCGCACCAGCACGAAATCGTCGTTGCTACCCTGAAAACTGCTGCCGGCGACCACCACGCGCTTGTCGTTTTGCACCCATAAGGCATTGCCAATATCGTCGCCGGGCCCAATATCCAGCGCCAGTTTGCCGGTTTTATTGAAGGTGGTATCCAGGCTGCCGTCGTTGTTGACCCTAACCAGCATTAAGTCGTCGCCGGACTCGTCGCGGCTAACGCCGGCTACCAGCAATTTATCGTTCTCTTGCTGCAAGACGGCATTGGCAATCGCATAATCCTTGCCGACGGCCGTCGTCAATTTACCTTTGTCGCCGAAACTGCTATCCAAGGTCCCGGGGGCCGACGCCCAGGCCGAATGCAGCGCCGAAACGCAAAACAAGAGTAACCCGCGTGTAAAGTAACCTGCCGTCATGTATTTGATTCTCGTTGAATAGTCACCGACAGCGCATTATTACCTGCGCCGGCATGAACCGGGCCGCGTCCGCAGTTGACCGGCGGAATCCGAGCCGCAACCCTGAAGACGGTATTATGATGGGTTGACTCGCAAATGCACAGACTTGGCAGGTTAGTTTCCTAGGCCCTAGGTCTAATCCTCGACTATACGCCGTCACAACCTTGCTCTGAAAATCATCAAGCAGCAGCGTCTTCGTCGCGAATGGCCTTTTGAATCGCGACTCGCGTCGCTCCTACTATCGATGGTTTTCATCGGCAAGGGCAATGCAGCGGCTTCATAATCGTTAGCCGGCATACCCGGCTTATCGGCTGACTCTCACCGCATTGGCGTCGCCTTTGGCCGAACCGTTGCCGGCAGCATTTTCGGGGTACACTCCGGGCGCAATCACCAACGCATGACGGATGCGATATTGCAGCGTCACCACCTCCTGTTCGGTATCCGCAGATTCGAAGGTGTTATTCTCGACCGTCAAATAGTCCAGGTAGCCGTGGCCTTCCT containing:
- a CDS encoding helix-turn-helix transcriptional regulator, whose protein sequence is MKTTGTGRIVLWRGGSLWIGRAGEPTDFHSHHAIQITLPLSDGGVRFRRPNANWSVYRAAIIAAHRPHAFEARGEFVAMIFVEPESREGRALHQLCQGEPISSLAYEMLELELNALAASYNGVARDSELITRAHSVTAKLAAMSTAPVLPLDKRIEQALELLRERIADAVPLAEIADATCLSPDRFRHLFIEQTGMRFRPYVLWLRIEIALTAFASGRNLTEASHAGGFADSAHFSRTFKRMFGIAPSSFERE
- a CDS encoding methyltransferase family protein; protein product: MNALELRIPPVAFSLFMVGAMWLASAQFPFMSFTIPGRLVISVALCGLGIAFAVAGVVAFRAAKTTVNPARPGAASTLVSSGPYRFSRNPMYVGFLFALGSWAFFLAHVLGFILLPAFVIYMNRFQILPEERALSSKFGKHFHTYTQSVPRWL
- a CDS encoding DJ-1/PfpI family protein, which gives rise to MRITGFAIVLLAALTSYRQFYLGAATTRANIVELKKNALILPAPKERRLRPLIVILADNGGTETTDFVIPYGVLMESGAADVVTVSTEPGTVELTPALRIRADMTIRQFDESTAVGADILIVPAMVRAENPVLLDWVRFQSEKGATVVSICEGARIIAHAGLLEGKAATTHWSGLQEMAAAFSGTTWVYNQRVVIDGQVMTTTGISASLPASLVLVEAIAGRHTADLTARRLGLSTWHIDHDTSAFSLTAERIFLAFGNWLAVWRHEAVEMPVDRGFDEISAAIMADAWSRTFRSEALATNVNGVVRSRHGLLMETETDSAPGRFVLPVYTGTPAHALDAVIEAIAGRYGAPTADFVALQFEYPRR
- a CDS encoding methyltransferase domain-containing protein — protein: MTSNIDISESVRYYYGQVLQSGSDLKTSACCSIEALSPYLKALLADVHPEVLERFYGCGSPLPPALQGVTVLDLGCGSGRDCYLLSKLVGPQGRVIGVDMTPEQLEVAVRHRDWHAARYGYANVEFLHGHIENLRTVAIADNSIDLVVSNCVINLSPEKPKVLAEIFRVLKPGGELYFSDVFADRRIPTQLRQDPLLLGECLGGALYWEDFRRILQDLGCPDVRTVKQNPVSLDDPEVYAKIGMVKFHSVTVRAFKLPLEDRCEDFGQIAVYLGSIAEHPHGFELDDHHHFETGRPLRVCGNTADMLAGSRYAEHFQIIGDKTQHFGLFDCAPSIANAAGKAEGACC
- a CDS encoding phage integrase N-terminal SAM-like domain-containing protein; translated protein: MGASEVERFFTHVAVEGMVSASTQNQAEATLLFL
- a CDS encoding potassium/proton antiporter, giving the protein MPSIELVSLAGAILLLVSVFSSKLASRVGIPSLLFFLLTGWLIGRFGGFWLNNPEVAKFIGDFALIFILFAGGQDSRWANIRPVLWQGLCLSTVGVFITMLLLGSFAWFILGSFSTFSLGVHGISLPEGLLLSAIVSSTDAAAVFSVLRSSRIALKGKLQPLLELESSSNDPMAVLLTVTLLGFLSGGHTSWLHGGLFLILQLGVGIGLGYLAGRFMVWLLNRMGLSHAGLYAIASIALVLLTYSGATLLKGNGFLAVYVAGIVAGNREIVHQHYICAFHDSFAWLMQIIMFLTLGMLSVPYQAELSALAAVAVVISLFLMFVARPLSVFISLFWTKMPFKEKLLVSWVGLRGSVPIVLATFPLAVGLQEGGEIFVVVSFIVVMSVLVQGFSLAAFARWLGLADKK
- a CDS encoding GFA family protein; the protein is MSAITLNGSCLCGAVRYQVSGEPQRFYHCHCQRCRKASGAGHASNLFFGHAKLHFVSGEKLLKRYKVPDAIRFARQFCSECGCAVARVVPELDAVLIPAGSLDDASPILPQARIFWNSRAAWSCDGDTLPRYAEYPA
- a CDS encoding M15 family metallopeptidase gives rise to the protein MHALTEKYSHYWQQIGLSEAEIERRRLPLFAEAMELKTAERSPDGREFLLTPAAAAAWKRMKAAASADGAEIHIVSAYRSVERQVQLIAAKLAGKQTLDAVLRILAPPGCSEHHTGRAIDVATGTVRPLDAEFDTTHAFEWLVKHAANFGFTLSFPENNPFGYVYEPWHWCYGESGFGKAGS